In Chitinophagales bacterium, one DNA window encodes the following:
- a CDS encoding T9SS type A sorting domain-containing protein: MKKAIGFIWILIFFGVFLHAKTPDFEWVYQLDNQSHHPPSITTDEAGNLYVAGSFHGTVQFGPSTITASGSPDAYVLKMDSNSNIIWVRHIVGSPVYYINATPSVYINSVGTDNQGNIIVGGDFNAKIEFFQIASLTTSGDFDGFILKLDDNGNYLWSTNFGSLNSPEYNSNKSVVMDNYGNIFATGVQESYSGKEGGFITKFNSNGDLLWDAKFISGGSTISFLRCYSIALDIHSNVYATGQFLGTADFNPDWFQQYILESDYGTSSGGSWGSTDKFIIKLDSAGNLVWAKNLKGRYDIYVQHIAVDQASNIYTVGGFEDVVDFDPGAGVFNLSTPNNIFNTYVLKCDSNGNFIWAKSFYGSDLNRPRSVALDGYDNVYLTGRFKGLLDFNTNPSQNDVLISDSTAATYISKLDSEGNLFWSLPLKVTSGSGGGVIPNSLSIGYLGEIFSSGIFSTSRNNPVDFDPGTGKYELLSTLPSYDDSYIHKMTQCFVDLSVTNKEPTLIANATGVSYQWIDCNNNSLLSGETNQSFTATINGSYAVIITGNICTDTSLCFKINSLNTNNTNDKYSSNHIELYPNPTQSNLTISTETVLHNATLSLIDIQGRRQTIKNNLSGNHFTLDLSTYAPGIYFVELLSAGKSYREKVVKH, encoded by the coding sequence ATGAAAAAAGCAATAGGTTTTATCTGGATTTTAATATTTTTTGGAGTTTTTTTGCATGCAAAAACACCTGATTTTGAGTGGGTATACCAATTAGATAATCAAAGTCATCACCCCCCTTCTATCACTACTGATGAGGCAGGAAATTTATATGTTGCTGGTTCATTTCACGGTACAGTCCAGTTTGGCCCGAGCACAATTACCGCAAGTGGTTCACCTGACGCTTATGTCCTAAAAATGGATTCAAATAGCAATATAATTTGGGTCCGACACATAGTAGGTAGCCCGGTTTATTATATTAATGCGACACCAAGTGTATATATTAATTCTGTTGGCACTGATAATCAAGGTAATATCATAGTTGGAGGAGACTTTAACGCAAAAATTGAGTTTTTTCAAATTGCTTCATTAACAACATCTGGCGATTTCGATGGTTTTATTTTGAAGTTAGATGATAACGGCAACTATTTATGGAGTACAAACTTTGGTTCATTGAATTCACCCGAATACAATAGTAATAAATCAGTTGTAATGGATAATTATGGCAATATCTTTGCGACTGGTGTTCAGGAATCATATAGTGGTAAAGAAGGTGGTTTTATCACTAAGTTTAATTCGAATGGTGATTTACTATGGGATGCTAAATTTATTTCTGGTGGTTCCACCATAAGTTTTCTTAGATGCTATTCAATTGCGTTAGATATTCACTCAAACGTATATGCTACAGGACAATTCCTGGGTACTGCTGATTTTAATCCAGATTGGTTCCAACAGTATATTTTAGAATCAGATTATGGAACAAGTTCAGGCGGCTCATGGGGATCGACTGATAAATTCATAATAAAATTAGATTCTGCCGGAAATTTGGTTTGGGCAAAAAATCTAAAAGGCAGGTATGATATATATGTGCAACACATTGCAGTAGATCAGGCTTCCAATATCTATACAGTTGGAGGTTTTGAGGATGTAGTTGACTTTGATCCAGGGGCTGGAGTTTTTAATTTATCAACGCCAAATAATATTTTTAATACCTATGTGCTTAAATGTGACTCAAATGGAAATTTTATCTGGGCAAAAAGCTTTTATGGAAGTGATCTTAATAGACCAAGATCTGTTGCTTTGGATGGTTATGATAATGTTTATCTCACTGGACGATTTAAAGGTTTGTTGGATTTTAACACCAACCCTAGTCAAAATGATGTGCTAATATCAGATTCAACAGCCGCAACTTATATATCAAAGCTTGATTCAGAAGGAAACTTGTTCTGGTCACTGCCACTAAAAGTAACGAGCGGGAGTGGCGGAGGAGTAATACCAAATTCCTTGTCTATAGGGTATCTTGGAGAAATATTTTCATCAGGTATTTTTTCTACTTCAAGAAACAATCCTGTTGATTTTGACCCTGGAACTGGCAAATACGAATTGCTTTCTACTCTTCCTAGTTACGATGATAGCTATATACATAAAATGACTCAATGTTTTGTTGATCTATCAGTAACTAACAAAGAACCAACTTTAATTGCTAATGCGACAGGAGTGAGTTATCAATGGATTGATTGTAATAACAATAGCCTTTTGAGTGGGGAAACCAATCAAAGTTTTACAGCAACAATAAACGGAAGCTATGCTGTAATTATAACCGGAAATATATGCACAGATACATCTTTGTGTTTTAAAATTAATAGCTTAAATACCAATAATACAAATGATAAGTATAGTAGTAACCACATTGAACTTTATCCCAACCCCACCCAAAGCAACCTCACCATATCCACTGAAACAGTGCTGCACAATGCCACTCTCAGCCTGATAGATATACAAGGTCGCAGACAAACCATTAAAAACAATCTAAGTGGCAACCACTTTACGCTTGACCTCAGCACTTATGCCCCGGGCATATATTTTGTGGAGCTGTTGTCAGCCGGTAAGTCGTATAGGGAGAAAGTAGTGAAGCATTAA